A genomic window from Triplophysa dalaica isolate WHDGS20190420 chromosome 24, ASM1584641v1, whole genome shotgun sequence includes:
- the appl2 gene encoding DCC-interacting protein 13-beta, with translation MPAVHHKLLLEDALQDSPQTRSLLSVFEEDAGTLTNYTNQLLQSMQRVFGAQNEMGLATEQLSKQLLEYEKQDFALARGDEEVINTLQQFAKSVEELNSLHAELATQMAEKMVFPMVQFREKDLTEISTLKEIFGIASDEHEAAMVKYSRLPKKRENEKMKAEVVREVAYCRRKQHQAAMQYYCSLNALQYRKRVAMLEPMLGYTRAQINFFKKGMELVSKKMDSFLNSVSNMNESIESQLEVETEVMRSSQRELLSVDDVTYMPDRDLTPVNRALVQKAGYLNIRNKTGLVTTAWDRLFFFTQGGNMMCQPRGAIAGGMVLDLDNSSVMAVECEDRHYCFQITSPNGKTSLILQAESRKEYEEWICTLNNISRQIYLTDNPEAVAIRLHQTALQAVTPITSFEKRAEVSPNPNQAKTSGVASVNSQKGPVVYEPEDLIAPGTPIQFDIVLPVSEFLDQNRAGARRTNPFGETEEDDSGSDDTHDSLLQQVFAVRFLGSMAVREGHTQEVIYEAMRQVLAARAIHNIFKTTESHMMVNSTCVRLIDPQTQVTKICFQLKDVSQFAAHQENSRLMGFVLEGRDWTNGGDGEPSFSVFVFESNTEGEKICYTINLGKEITEARKDPEALAQLMKSMPLTNDGKFLLLENETGDAADGVTPDDLESEA, from the exons ATGCCGGCTGTACACCACAAATTATTACTCGAAGATGCCCTGCAGGACAGTCCGCAG ACGCGTTCCCTGCTCAGCGTGTTCGAGGAGGATGCTGGGACACTCACAAACTACACAAACCAGCTGCTCCAGTCCATGCAAAGAGTGTTTGGAGCtcag AATGAAATGGGGCTGGCAACAGAACAGCTTTCTAAGCAGCTCTTGGAATATGAGAAACAG GACTTTGCTCTGGCGAGAGGTGATGAAGAGGTCATCAACACTCTGCAGCAATTCGCCAAAAGTGTAGAAGAG TTGAACTCTCTACATGCTGAACTGGCAACTCAGATGGCCGAAAAGATGGTGTTTCCCATGGTACAGTTCAGAGAGAAGGACCTTACAG AGATCAGCACGCTGAAGGAGATATTCGGCATCGCCAGTGATG AGCATGAAGCCGCCATGGTGAAATACAGCCGTTTAcccaaaaagagagaaaacgaAAAG atgAAAGCAGAAGTGGTGCGAGAGGTGGCGTACTGTCGCAGAAAGCAGCATCAGGCAGCTATGCAGTATTATTGCTCTCTGAATGCGCTGCAGTACAGGAAGAGAGTGGCCATGCTGGAACCTATGCTGGGATACACACGTGCTCAG ATCAATTTCTTTAAGAAAGGGATGGAGCTGGTTTCTAAAAAGATGGACAGTTTTCTCAACTCAGTTTCCAACATGAATGAGAG TATTGAGTCTCAGTTAGAGGTGGAGACGGAGGTCATGCGCTCGTCTCAGAGAGAGCTGCTCTCCGTGGATGATGTCACCTATATGCCGGATCGTGATCTGACCCCTGTGAATCGAGCGCTGGTTCAGAAAGCGGGGTATCTCAACATCAGGAA TAAAACAGGTCTGGTGACGACGGCGTGGGATCGGTTGTTTTTCTTCACTCAGGGGGGTAATATGATGTGTCAGCCGCGGGGGGCCATCGCAGGTGGGATGGTTCTGGATCTGGACAACAGCTCCGTCATGGCCGTGGAGTGTGAAGATCGTCACTACTGCTTTCAGATCACCTCACCCAACGGCAAAAC GTCTTTGATTCTTCAAGCTGAGAGCAGAAAGGAATATGAGGAG TGGATCTGCACTCTCAACAACATTTCAAGACAGATTTATCTGACCGACAATCCTGAG gCTGTGGCCATCAGGTTGCATCAGACGGCTCTTCAGGCAGTGACACCCATCACCAGCTTTGAGAAGAGAGCTGAAGTTTCTCCAAACCCTAACCA AGCGAAAACAAGCGGTGTGGCCAGTGTTAATTCTCAGAAAGGCCCTGTAGTCTATGAGCCTGAAGATCTGATCGCTCCGGGAACTCCCATCCAGTTTGACATCGTGCTGCCCGTGTCTGAGTTTCTGGATCAGAATCGAGCCGGAGCAAG ACGCACTAACCCGTTTGGTGAAACAGAAGAGGACGACAGCGGATCAGATGACACGCACG ATTCGCTCCTGCAGCAGGTGTTTGCTGTGCGGTTCTTGGGTTCGATGGCCGTTCGAGAAGGTCACACGCAGGAAGTGATTTATGAAGCCATGAGACAGGTTCTCGCCGCACGGGCGATCCACAACATCTTCAAAACCACAGAGTCACATATGATGGTGAACAGTACCTGCGTCAG ATTGATTGATCCACAAACTCAAGTCACCAAAATCTGC TTCCAGCTGAAGGACGTGTCTCAGTTCGCAGCCCATCAGGAGAACAGCAGGCTGATGGGTTTCGTTCTGGAGGGGAGAGATTGGACTAACGGAGGAGACGGAGAACCTTCCTTCAGCGTGTTTGTGTTCGAGAGCAACACTGAAGGAGAGAAG ATCTGCTACACTATTAACTTGGGGAAAGAGATCACAGAGGCCAGGAAG GACCCTGAAGCGCTGGCCCAGCTGATGAAGTCGATGCCCCTGACAAACGATGGAAAGTTTTTGCTGCTGGAAAATGAGACGGGAGACGCAGCAGATGGAGTCACACCAGATGACCTTGAGTCAGAGGCCTGa
- the LOC130414392 gene encoding overexpressed in colon carcinoma 1 protein, with amino-acid sequence MGCGNSSATSTTAGGPAEAVKDVTEEPSPDEEKRRNYGGVYVGLPADLTTAANQSKSTCKV; translated from the exons ATGGGATGCGGAAATTCCTCAGCCACCAGCACAACAGCGGGAG GTCCTGCAGAAGCAGTCAAAGATGT GACAGAAGAACCATCCCCAGATGAGGAGAAACGAAG GAACTATGGAGGTGTGTATGTGGGGCTTCCCGCTGACCTGACCACAGCTGCTAACCAATCAAAATCAACATGTAAAG TCTAA